A stretch of the Acyrthosiphon pisum isolate AL4f chromosome A2, pea_aphid_22Mar2018_4r6ur, whole genome shotgun sequence genome encodes the following:
- the Spz1-2 gene encoding spaetzle 1-2 precursor, producing the protein MTEWPWLMIILALISTVQWPTSTTQQTKDNNSYWEGYIRSSARNRPKRTRFFDQDTTATTAITSSYKEYQKVEPVINIKNINVRDLPPANLTKSLFTNENTTNNTNKQPSAGGKLSKTKMSPIVFPNPTVSINKFIPDPQVIEKCSLNETFCVKVDNYPRKDLSDLFRTSKYMSPSYFGTDTVTNEIQTRISNSNLETFCESKEDVIFPEAGVTKNNEWRYIIQDPNNDDPSFRQGIRVEKCIDAGKNCKFNNLLPLGYTSICVQKYIYKKMVAIKDSKEVYYESFKIPSCCECMYSISPDADLLTRFNQNRSETSKKNKYNNN; encoded by the exons ATGACCGAATGGCCGTGGCTGATGATTATACTGGCTCTCATTAGCAcg GTTCAATGGCCTACTTCAACAACACAACAAACAAAAGACAATAATTCATACTGGGAAGGGTATATAAGGTCTTCAGCAAGGAATAGGCCGAAAAGAACACGTTTTTTTGATCAAGATACTACTGCAACTACAGCCATCACATCAAGTTATAAGGAATATCAAAA AGTTGAacctgttattaatattaaaaatataaatgtaagagATTTACCACCAGCAAACTTGACCAAATCATtatttacaaatgaaaatacaaCCAATAATACCAATAAGCAACCCAGCGCCGGTGGAAAattatctaaaacaaaaatgtcaccAATTGTTTTTCCAAATCCAACAGTTTCAATCAACAAATTTATACCAGATCCACAAGTAATCGAAAAATGTTCATTGAACGAAACTTTTTGTGTCAAAGTTGATAATTATCCAag aaAAGATTTATCCGATCTTTTTAGAACCAGCAAATATATGTCACCTTCTTATTTTGGAACAGATACTGTAACTAATGAA ATACAGACAAGAATATCCAATAGTAATCTTGAAACATTTTGTGAATCAAAA gaAGATGTAATATTTCCGGAAGCAGGTGTTACAAAAAACAATGAATggcgttatattatacaagaccCAAATAATGACGATCCAAGTTTTAGACAAGGGATTCGAGTGGAGAAATGTAT AGATGCTGGAAAGAACTGCAAATTTAATAATCTTTTACCACTTGGATACACATCAATttgtgtacaaaaatatatctataaaaaaatggttGCCATTAAAGATTCTAAAGAAGTATATtatgaaagttttaaaataccatCATGTTGTGAGTGCATGTATAGTATTAGTCCAGATGCAGATCTATTAACAAGGTTTAATCAGAATCGATCggaaacttcaaaaaaaaacaaatacaacaacAATTAA